One segment of Leptospiraceae bacterium DNA contains the following:
- a CDS encoding septum formation initiator family protein: protein MLNKNQIQIFFGLISVFLIIYSAILGSNGILERRLLESRLNSLKEEVERLETENMHLEAKKKFLRDDETALAKEASKYYLLSEDSKIIKFKETVSNESNDSLFASSLPASHFKKKDIKERIPPVDMLKFFYIVGAGAILIGVFMKFR from the coding sequence ATGTTAAATAAAAATCAAATACAAATTTTCTTCGGACTGATTTCCGTCTTTTTGATAATTTATTCAGCCATACTTGGCTCGAATGGTATATTAGAAAGACGATTATTGGAAAGTCGTTTAAATTCCTTAAAAGAGGAAGTAGAAAGATTAGAAACCGAAAATATGCATTTAGAAGCTAAAAAGAAATTTCTACGAGATGATGAGACTGCATTGGCAAAAGAAGCTAGTAAATACTACTTACTTTCAGAAGATTCTAAGATTATAAAATTCAAAGAAACAGTATCGAATGAATCGAATGATAGTTTATTTGCTTCAAGTCTGCCGGCATCTCATTTTAAGAAAAAGGACATCAAAGAACGCATCCCTCCAGTTGATATGTTAAAGTTTTTTTATATTGTAGGAGCCGGTGCGATTTTAATTGGTGTTTTCATGAAATTTAGATAA
- a CDS encoding alpha/beta hydrolase has product MNFLKKNGFTSSWEKEGNGKKILFLPGWAESQSVWREICQNNLVNYEKYFLNLGGHFPSEFPSDLNKLTLDKFLESHFELIDHLADNDKLILIGHSTGGFISWMYANTFPEKIEKLILVGSFLEGPISGIVPIIKKLSDWKLSFITDFIFEHYQNSESIFYDAALAVNPSQRESFLKRDDVKIFFPKFFAEYKKMNVKSLRMVVDILDSIRISKLKLKENLPIHFIHGDKDPVIPYSQILNFCNTYETANLITMFDVGHSPHWENPKLFWKKVLEILNKSEVNA; this is encoded by the coding sequence ATGAATTTCTTAAAAAAGAACGGATTTACATCGAGTTGGGAAAAGGAAGGAAATGGTAAAAAAATTCTATTTTTACCGGGATGGGCGGAATCGCAAAGTGTATGGAGAGAAATTTGCCAAAATAATTTAGTAAATTATGAAAAATATTTTTTAAATTTAGGCGGACATTTCCCTTCCGAATTTCCTTCGGATCTAAACAAATTAACACTTGATAAATTTTTAGAATCTCATTTTGAACTAATAGATCATTTAGCGGATAATGACAAATTAATTCTAATAGGTCACTCCACTGGAGGATTTATCTCTTGGATGTACGCAAATACATTTCCTGAGAAGATAGAAAAATTAATCCTAGTTGGATCTTTTTTAGAAGGTCCGATAAGTGGAATTGTTCCTATTATTAAGAAACTTAGCGATTGGAAACTTTCATTTATAACCGATTTCATTTTTGAACACTATCAAAATTCTGAGTCCATATTCTATGATGCTGCGTTAGCCGTAAACCCTTCCCAAAGAGAATCTTTTTTAAAACGAGACGATGTTAAAATATTTTTTCCCAAATTTTTTGCTGAATACAAAAAAATGAATGTGAAATCTCTTAGAATGGTAGTAGATATTTTAGATAGTATTCGAATTTCCAAACTAAAATTGAAGGAAAATTTACCAATCCATTTTATTCATGGCGACAAAGATCCAGTTATCCCCTACTCTCAAATTTTAAATTTCTGCAATACTTACGAAACTGCAAATCTAATTACGATGTTTGATGTTGGTCATTCTCCACACTGGGAAAATCCAAAATTGTTTTGGAAAAAAGTCTTAGAAATTTTAAACAAATCCGAAGTAAATGCATAA
- a CDS encoding alpha/beta hydrolase, with the protein MDGNTAVINLHPPKFLNNNHLQTIFTTIFPPKNNLKTKYASDVIVLKTKDDSGDFLWLDHNPPLAKSDKKAIPYNGYYMILFHGMEGTSDSHYIVSLAEAALENGYGVIRVNQRSCGRGEGLSKKGYNAGKTDDVALIENHVFRHFSKKIILCGFSLSANIILKYFGEKRTIRSKFFSAVSPPLDLKRACEHIDSPAGIFYRKIFLDSFKDKFRRGVLVAPKHIKDNVYKAKTMFDFDDMVTGPLFGYKGALDYYKHNSSIHYIHKIKTKGIVIHAMDDPLIPPDTFRSINWKKIPTLTPLLTESGGHVGFITRKTDEIPDGKWLNFILLQFFKKLI; encoded by the coding sequence ATGGACGGAAATACTGCAGTAATTAACCTACACCCTCCCAAGTTTTTAAATAACAATCATCTTCAAACTATTTTCACAACGATTTTTCCTCCAAAAAATAATTTAAAAACTAAATACGCATCTGATGTAATAGTACTTAAAACGAAAGACGATAGTGGAGACTTTCTCTGGTTAGATCACAACCCACCACTTGCAAAGTCGGACAAAAAGGCTATACCTTACAACGGGTATTATATGATATTATTTCATGGCATGGAAGGTACTTCCGATAGTCATTATATTGTTTCCTTGGCAGAAGCTGCTCTTGAGAATGGGTACGGGGTAATTCGTGTTAACCAAAGAAGTTGTGGAAGAGGTGAAGGATTATCTAAAAAAGGATACAATGCAGGAAAAACCGATGATGTTGCTCTGATTGAAAATCATGTGTTCCGGCATTTTTCAAAGAAAATTATCTTATGCGGATTTTCATTATCAGCAAATATTATATTAAAATACTTTGGTGAAAAGAGAACAATTCGTTCTAAATTTTTCTCAGCTGTGTCTCCTCCTTTGGATTTAAAAAGAGCCTGTGAGCATATTGACTCTCCAGCAGGTATATTTTATAGAAAAATATTTTTAGATTCTTTCAAAGATAAATTCAGACGAGGAGTTCTTGTCGCTCCAAAACATATAAAGGATAATGTTTACAAAGCCAAAACAATGTTTGACTTTGACGATATGGTGACAGGACCGCTTTTTGGATACAAAGGTGCATTAGACTATTATAAACACAATTCAAGTATTCACTATATTCATAAAATAAAAACAAAAGGAATTGTTATCCATGCAATGGATGATCCGTTAATTCCACCCGATACATTTAGAAGCATCAATTGGAAAAAAATACCTACCCTTACCCCGCTTCTTACTGAGTCTGGAGGTCATGTAGGCTTTATAACTAGAAAAACGGACGAAATTCCAGATGGAAAATGGCTTAATTTTATACTTCTGCAATTTTTTAAGAAATTAATCTGA
- a CDS encoding ATP-dependent Clp protease proteolytic subunit yields the protein MNLNPTNLLKSEDESEEKAPNILEELKNGNSIQKKFLDARKIFLWGPVMDESAKEIVNKLMYLEMIDPGKEITFYINSPGGVITSGMTIYDTMKMISSPVATVCMGMAASMGSLLLCAGEKGRRFIYPSGKVMIHQPSIGGQIVAPATDIRIHANEIKKTKELLNLILAEACNQPLEKIAQDTDRDYYMTAKEAIEYGIVDVLSTSIHVQ from the coding sequence ATGAACTTGAATCCAACAAACTTACTTAAATCAGAAGATGAATCAGAGGAAAAAGCACCTAATATTTTAGAGGAGCTTAAAAATGGGAACTCTATTCAAAAGAAATTTTTAGACGCCAGAAAGATTTTCCTTTGGGGACCTGTGATGGACGAATCCGCAAAAGAAATAGTAAACAAACTTATGTATCTAGAAATGATTGATCCCGGAAAGGAAATCACATTTTATATCAATAGCCCGGGTGGAGTTATTACCTCAGGGATGACTATTTACGATACAATGAAAATGATTTCTTCTCCTGTTGCGACGGTATGTATGGGCATGGCAGCATCTATGGGCTCACTCTTATTATGCGCTGGTGAAAAAGGTAGAAGATTTATTTATCCAAGCGGGAAAGTCATGATTCATCAGCCAAGCATTGGCGGACAAATTGTTGCACCTGCAACTGATATTCGAATTCATGCAAACGAAATCAAAAAAACTAAAGAGTTACTCAATTTGATTTTGGCAGAAGCATGCAATCAACCTCTTGAAAAAATTGCACAGGATACAGATAGAGATTATTACATGACTGCCAAGGAAGCAATTGAATATGGAATAGTAGACGTATTATCTACTTCGATCCATGTCCAATAA
- a CDS encoding gamma-glutamyl-gamma-aminobutyrate hydrolase family protein (Members of this family of hydrolases with an active site Cys residue belong to MEROPS family C26.): MQNILLIIDPFLKQPSSDGINVISKLHFEVLQESKNLNSYIEVFFPSHPDTDKTLKDYFLHLDRNNKRIIGVISLGSYANITENYDWVVEFGKDLKEHVIEKNIPFLGICFSHQLFAWIYGATIDYVENRENIPGKKYNEFREISVLHPRIKSIIGNINSFISKSKHEQEVKSIVPEFLEVTCTSKNCKIEGLIHKSYPSFSIQSHPEEFHESRDGWKFVKNFISYFILNSEKRI; the protein is encoded by the coding sequence ATGCAGAATATCCTCTTAATTATTGATCCTTTTTTGAAACAACCATCTAGTGATGGGATAAATGTAATTTCCAAATTGCACTTTGAAGTACTGCAAGAAAGTAAAAACTTGAATTCCTATATTGAAGTGTTTTTCCCGTCGCATCCAGATACTGATAAAACATTGAAAGATTATTTTTTACATTTAGATAGGAATAATAAGAGGATAATAGGAGTTATTTCCTTAGGGAGTTATGCGAACATAACAGAAAATTATGATTGGGTTGTAGAATTTGGAAAAGATCTAAAGGAACATGTGATCGAAAAAAACATTCCATTTTTAGGAATTTGTTTTTCACATCAACTATTCGCTTGGATCTATGGGGCTACTATTGATTATGTGGAAAATCGAGAAAATATCCCTGGAAAAAAATATAATGAGTTTAGAGAAATTTCTGTTCTTCATCCAAGAATTAAATCTATCATTGGAAATATTAATTCGTTTATTTCAAAATCTAAACATGAACAAGAAGTCAAATCAATTGTACCAGAATTTTTAGAAGTAACCTGCACTAGTAAAAATTGTAAAATAGAAGGGCTTATACATAAAAGTTACCCATCATTTTCTATACAGTCCCATCCAGAGGAATTTCATGAGAGTCGCGATGGCTGGAAATTCGTAAAAAATTTTATATCCTATTTTATCCTAAACTCAGAAAAAAGAATATAG
- a CDS encoding MFS transporter: MNYIFYFSSLILSIGFLYILVNYAKGLKNSPREIWILFTAKLIEYAAYGASNMAFVLFLSKDCGLGDIAAGSYIGVWSTIMTCISILVGSVVDAIGVKKTLVIGMFAMLIGRLVMPFSNHLWIVTLFAFIPVAIGNALLIPVMSVGIKRFTTPENTALGFGLFYTLMNVGFALGGYIFDKVRLVYGEYSIQFIPFFEINISTYQIIFLVSFLLTVPSMLLILSMREGISIDSLGNIQLLKEKISVSNFIVNFYSEIRKSTKDTVSIMKTVFWEKSFWIYLSMLGILVFVKLVFYHFNYTFPKYGIRVLGEGTKVGAIYGILNPVIIIFLVPLIAHFTKKIKSYSMLIIGTIISTVSIFLATLPTDFFAFLNHTMFGQMILVDWLELTLEKQNPIIFGIVFFIVLFSLGEAIWSPRLMQFSAEIAPLGKEGTYISLSYLPYFLAKMITGPMSGWLIATYVPEGASSYPDHYMVWVWIGGVSALSPLGLLLFRSRFLKMS, from the coding sequence ATGAATTATATTTTTTATTTTTCCTCTCTAATACTTTCTATTGGTTTTCTTTATATTCTAGTTAATTATGCAAAAGGTTTAAAAAATTCTCCAAGGGAAATCTGGATTTTATTCACTGCAAAATTAATTGAATATGCCGCTTATGGTGCTTCTAATATGGCATTTGTATTATTTTTATCAAAAGATTGCGGTTTAGGAGATATAGCCGCCGGATCCTATATTGGTGTTTGGTCGACTATCATGACTTGTATTTCTATTTTAGTAGGTTCCGTCGTAGATGCAATTGGTGTAAAAAAAACTTTAGTAATTGGTATGTTCGCGATGTTAATTGGAAGGTTAGTTATGCCATTTTCCAACCACTTATGGATAGTAACTCTATTTGCCTTTATCCCCGTTGCTATTGGAAATGCATTACTAATTCCAGTTATGTCAGTCGGGATAAAAAGATTTACTACACCTGAAAATACAGCACTAGGCTTTGGACTTTTTTATACATTAATGAATGTGGGTTTTGCGCTTGGTGGATATATTTTCGATAAAGTCAGGCTAGTTTATGGTGAATACTCTATTCAATTTATACCATTTTTTGAAATAAATATTTCGACTTACCAGATAATATTTTTAGTTAGTTTTCTATTAACTGTCCCTTCTATGTTATTAATTTTGTCTATGCGTGAAGGAATATCTATTGATTCTTTGGGGAATATTCAATTACTTAAAGAAAAAATTTCCGTTTCTAACTTTATTGTAAATTTTTATTCTGAAATACGTAAATCTACAAAAGACACAGTTTCAATAATGAAAACAGTTTTCTGGGAAAAGTCTTTTTGGATTTATCTTTCTATGCTTGGAATTCTTGTATTTGTGAAATTAGTATTTTACCATTTTAATTATACTTTTCCCAAATACGGTATACGCGTGTTAGGCGAAGGAACTAAAGTTGGTGCAATTTATGGCATACTTAATCCAGTTATAATAATATTTTTAGTTCCACTTATAGCTCATTTTACTAAAAAAATAAAATCTTATTCGATGTTGATTATAGGTACAATTATTTCTACCGTCTCTATTTTTTTGGCAACTTTACCTACTGATTTTTTTGCATTTTTAAATCATACGATGTTTGGTCAAATGATTCTAGTTGATTGGTTGGAACTGACATTGGAAAAACAAAATCCAATTATTTTTGGAATTGTATTCTTTATTGTTTTATTTTCTTTAGGAGAAGCAATTTGGTCTCCAAGGTTAATGCAGTTTTCAGCAGAAATTGCTCCATTAGGAAAAGAGGGGACATATATTTCTCTTTCCTACTTACCTTACTTTCTTGCAAAAATGATTACAGGTCCCATGTCTGGTTGGCTTATTGCGACTTACGTCCCAGAAGGAGCTAGTTCTTACCCAGATCATTATATGGTATGGGTTTGGATTGGCGGTGTATCCGCATTATCTCCTTTGGGACTTTTGTTATTTAGATCTAGATTTTTAAAAATGAGCTAA